ATTCTTATGATTCTTTTTGTACATAAACTTTCATTCacattataataaatttaacatttcataaaaaaaaaatatatcctgAAAATATTTAGAATACATATTTTGAGCTTAAACAACCACTCTAAAATCTAAGATAATACATACTTTTtacaaatgatatttatttaatattttattgttattttgtcAATTTTATATGTGctggatttatttttttatttagtttatagaTGGAGTTATCCATAGGaaagtatattaaatttaaaatatattaaatttaaagtaTAGTTTTATATCGTAGATTGTTGTAGAAATTATGGTGCTCAACAATTGTAAACACAATTACATGTATATCTATCAGAGCCTGCTGGCTTTTCAATGCAAGTTCCGAACCCTTCTAACGTTCTTAAACACACTTCCCTACAATTTGCTAACAAACATTGTGTTCCTGGCATAAGTTCTTTTGCGCATCTCTTTTGAGCCTCGGTTTTAGGAACGACCAGTAACACTGCAGTCAAATCGTAAAGaaatttatacaatttatatacAACTGTTTTTATATCAATGCCGAATACAGATgattatataataaacaaatacaaattACCTGAAAATAGAACCATCAGAACcacaaaacaagaaacaaattGCTTGGACATGATAAGAgtgttttataagtttttagtCTTTCTTATGATGTATGTATGTATGATCTGTTTTTCTTCCGTCAAATAATCTGTCTTATATACTACCTCAGAGTCAAACAATACAATGGTAGTAAAAATGtattaataaatgtcatttGTATTAATACTCTGTATTCTTACTTGACGTCAAATAAAACGTCAAGGCATTTAAAACTTACTTAAtccatttttaataaatgatatcTTATTTGACGTTTCACAATTGTGAATATATTGATTACCTATCTAATTAACCATAatttagtcaaaagaaaaaacaaattgtgGAATATAAAAGACTACATAacataaaatcaataaattttacactaaaatttgaaaactacatataatttaaagcaaaaaaataaatatcttcaGAAcgttatctattaaaaatagaGTGAGTAAGTTTTAAATGCCTTGACCATTACAATTCTGAATATTATTTGTTGACTAAAATATTCATTTCCATTTTTCGTTATTGACTATGATAAATGCGTTTTTAGTCATAAGTCAATAACTCTAATTACTACACTTTCCTTAGACACGGCCAAAACTGATGCAGATCTTTGAAGATGTTTGCGCAATGGGTTAAGGGTGTTCATGCCCAATTCTTCACTCGTGTTCTGGGCTAACTGAGAGTGGTCTTCTTTGAGACACTTGTTAAACTGCAGGCTTTGCcaacaaaatttgaaataaacaGATTTATGTATTTTCTTGCCAGACTTATCGAATCTGAATACCAAAATATTCGAGCAGTCTAAAAATTACATTgcttaaaacaaattaaattagttaaagTAGAATTGGGAAAATCGTTTGGTAAAACAGATATTTTAATAGTAAGCTATTGGCCAAACCTATGTTATCAACAACATAACATGACATTGACAATGATATCAAGGCCCTTTCTTTAATTCACTCTCATGTGCTTCTTGTTATTATTTGatgtttgttttgatttaatattttattgttattttgtcAAACTGATAtaatatatggttactttataaGTTTTAAGATGCAATACAATTTTAAACCGTTCTCGAAGTGTTATTATCCAAATCCAATTCCATTAATAAGAATATTAGAATGGGATTTAGATGTGTAAATCCAAAAACTCCAAAATCCAAATTATCAGATTTATGGATATCCAAACGTCCATACTCAATCCGAACGTTTACAATTGAATGAAATACTTCCAGtggagaaaaaaagaagaagactggtttccaaaagaagaaaaacaaatgaaataaaagacgTATTTATAGCGGCTCAGGTCCGCAGAAAATCTGTAAAAACAATAAGCCCATTAGACTGGCCCAGGTTTGCAACAAATCTGCCAAAAATCCTTTTTAAGTGGCGTCTTcagtaaaccctaaatataTAAACTCATCACTCAATTTTCGCTGCCCTTCACCTCGTCATTGGagcgcctctctctctctctctctctaaggttCGTCTCTGAACTCTAACAGCTGTTCGATTAGTTATTTTGTACGAATTTCAATCTGTGTCTTGTTCGTAAGTCTTCAGCTTTCTTCTTGCTGACACCTGTTTCGCTTCATTACAAATCACTTTTGGATTGAATGTTTTTTAACCTTTGTTTGCAGATTTAAAAAGGAGCTTTTGCTTTTACTTAGTTTCCAAGGCAATTCAACATGTCTGGGTAAGCTTTCTCTTTCGATGTAGCTATGTTGTTACATTTCTCAAAATGTCTTCTGAATCTGTGATTGATCTGTAGTTTAGTGTTTACAGATTCATTTCTAGGTTTGATAGATAAGGACTTGTTCATGTTGTAATTgctgaaggttagggtttgtagattcatttttaagtttatagATTAGGACTTGTGTTTGTACTAATTTAGGTTTAGTCACAGAGAATCAATGCTGACGTTTAGGTTTTTGTAATTTATCTTTAATCACATAGAATCAGTTTTCACAATCATATATCGCCTACTTTTGCacaatctttgtttttttataataatttttttttctttcctctctttttttttttttttaaagtgatgAAGCTGCTGCTGCTCCTGCTGTTGTTCCTCCGGTTGCTGAGGCAGCTGCTATTCCAGAGGACATGGATCTGTtgactgcattggagttgacgCTAAGGAAAGCTCGTGCTCACGGTGGTGTGGTTCGTGGTCTCCATGAAAGCGCTAAGCTTATCGAGAAGCGTTCTGCTCAGCTCTGTGTCTTGGCCGAAGATTGCAACCAGCCTGATTACGTCAAGCTGGTCAAGGCTCTTTGCGCTGATCACAGCATCAACTTGCTTACTGTTCCAAGCGCTAAAACTCTCGGGGAGTGGGCTGGTGTAAGTATAGTTCTCTTAATTGTCTGAAGTAATGTTTTGTTGCTGTGTTATCAAGACTTGCATTTTGTGATAATCTTGGATGTGGTTTTGCAGCTTTGCAAGATTGATTCAGAGGGCAATGCAAGGAAGGTTGTTGGGTGCTCGTGCCTTGTAGTCAAGGTAGAGAGTCTTTTTTTACCTGTGTCTTAATCCATGAatcttattaatatataatgtgtTTTGACTTGTGTGTCTGGTGATTTATTCGTGGTGCTACTGTTGAACAGGATTACGGTGAGGAGACAACTGCACTCAACATCGTCAAGAAGCATATTGAATCTAACTAAAATCAGCAAATGTCGGATCTCTCAACCATATGCTTCCCATTCCCAAAAGAAAACCCGTTTCATTTTTCTTGTGTCCACTTTCTGTTCCTCTTTTGTCTTATTCGTTGTTTTTGAATATTGAATACAAAACTTGTTAGTAGACAGGTCTTGAGATTTGTTTGGAAAATGCAAGTTTTGCGGTTAACTAGGCTGCTCGCTCTCTTCATTCAATATACTCGATTTCCATAATTTACTGAATTGAGAAACAGACGGTCAATATAACCAAACCAAGATAGGTTGTGAAGGAACCTCGTTTCCTTGATGAATGAGTTTAAACGTCTAAAGATGAAAGACACAAACTCTATCGATGGTTTCTCATGCAAGATATCATAATTGGCCTCGAAATCGGCAGCTTTAagttaattttgtaaaaacctAAGctagttaaaaaaattctaaatagcTTATCGCGAATCAAGTATATTCAGATCATAGTTTCCCTTAAAAAGATTTCACTGGTGTGATGATGATAACTCCTTTTTTATGGCGATGagtcgggtcgggtcgggtcggagCAATAATAATAGGCCATGCATGTTTTTAACATGTACCAGGGACACTAAACGCTGTCGTTCTGAACATATATATTCACAAATTTTTATAAACCGGGATCCGGTTTAGATATACACAAACCTCTGGTTTTGCCCTTTGTGCTTGCTGAGTTTTGCTCCTCCTTGGTGTTGAACGAACGCCTGAGCTTGAGTCTTTTGACCCGAGATTCGTCTTTCAATGGCTCATCTTCCCAGAGTTCTTATGGTGAGTCAATTAGGGTTTATATGATCTCGATTCTACTTCCCCCATCTTCACTTCTTTAATCTCCTCGCTTTGATTTTTTACCGTCAGGTGGCGGAGAAGCCCAGCATTGCTCTCTCCATAGCTTCAGTTCTCTCTCATGGACAGGTTTCCTTCCTCTCCTCTGTCTTCTCTCTAATTGGTATTATTATTTTGTCATCTCTAATGACTGACACCAAGCAGACACcttttgtgtgttttgattgttaaagtttcaaacttttctCTGTGGGTTCCTTTTGATTTAGAAGTTGAGTAGTCTTTTTGGGGACTTGAATAACCGGTTGGTTTCCTTCTGTGTTTCACTTTGGATGTCTGAATTGGCTTTGTAAGATACATTAAGACCGGTTATGATGTTGAGACTTTTGGTTTCGTTGCTTAGTTCTGTAATCAGCACGTTTTTTACTTAATTGTTGGGTCATTTGGTTTGCTTCTTTTTGCATTCAGATGTCTACAAGGAGAGGCAGTACAGAGGTGCATGAATTTGATGGGATGTTCAGAGGCTCCAAAGCTCATTATAGAGTCACTTCTGTTATTGGTCATGTTTTCAGGTTCTCTCTTGCCTATATAAGATTATTTATACCTACCAAGAGAAACACGAGTGATTGCTGCTTCATAGATTTTACCTTTCAACAGTAGAATCTTCCTTATTGTGTGTGCATCACACTTTCTTTATGAAATGCATTGCACATTACCTCTAATGCTTTGAAATCGTTGCTTGCATCTTCTCTGTTAGCTAGTATTTTTCCTGCTGCACTTTGAGAGTTTTTTCATCCGTTTTTAATACTTCTTGAACTCGATCTCGTTTAGAAAGGCGCTGAGGAAATTACCGCTTGCAGACATTCTTAGTTAATTCAAGGCAGATTTCTCAGTCTTTTTAAATGCCACTCTCATATTCCAGTGTAGATTTCCCAGAAAAGTATCAGAATTGGTCAACCATTGATCCACAAGATCTTTTCGACGCCCCAATTCATAAAAAAGAGTCAAACCCAAAGGTAAAAATACTTCTCACCGTCTTCTTATGTCTCTTTTATCTGTGCATAGGGACTGTTTGAGCtgctttttttttggcttttacCTTGGATATGTTATAGCAATATTTGTACACGTAAAGGATGAGCTTTTGCTTTAGTAAGAAACAGTATGCATTGACTTTTTGGAACACGAATTATACTTTTTTAGTTAGTTAGTAGTCGAGAGGCATCTTTCTTGTGGGGTTATATGCTACATGCGTTATTTTATGTCTACGCTAATGTTCACATTTCTCTAACAGTTACGGTCTTCAACTCTCAGGCTCATATTTGTAGGCATTTAAGTAATGAAGCTCGTGGCTGCAGTTATATGGTGTTGTGGTTGGATTGTGATCGTGAAGGGGAGAATATATGTTTTGAAGGCAAGTCTATAGTTACCGTTTTTCTTCTCACCAGCTTTTGGTTGAAACATTTAGAATCTACTGTTTCTAATCGTTGCATCCATTCTGTTGGTAATGGCTGCATTTATGACTCtactttctttgtttttgctAAATGAAACATATCATACTATTTTGAACCTTTGGATTATGCCAGCATCTAGTGGTAGACTCTTTAAGAGGTCGTAGTAGATATTCCAGTTGTACAGTTGGCTCCTGCGTATGTGGTGCAGTAATCAACATCTTAATCTTTTTTCTCCTGCAAAAGCACATTTTCTATGCCACTCATATTTGAGCATGCGCCTCTTTTTGATGACCGTTTCTCTAACTGATTGACCATTATAATTTCTGTAGTTATCGAGTGCACTGGCTTCGACATGAAAGATAGTAAGAGAAAAGTTTATCGGGCAAAATTTTCCTCTGTTACTGAGAAAGATATATCAAAGGCCATGGACAACCTTGTCGAACCAAACAGGGATGAGGCACTCGCAGTAGATGCTCGTCAAGAGATAGATCTAAAAGTTGGTGTGGCGTTCTCGCGATTCCAAACAAGTTTTTTCCAAGGCAAATATCAGAATCTTGACTGCAGAGTTATCTCGTCAGTTTCCTCTCGTCTCCTTCCTTTCCTCTCTTTTTGGTTCGTGTTTAATTCTTTCAGCTACTGAAGATcgttttaaatgtttatttacaGCTATGGGCCATGCCAGACTCCTACTCTTGGGTTCTGTGTGCAACGTTACATGCAGATTAATACTTTCAAACCTGAAAAGTTTTGGTCTCTGCGACCTCATTTAATGAAGGATGGTTATGAGCTTCAACTAGAGTGGGATAGACGTAGATTGTTCGACCTGGAAGTTAGTGTTCCGTTCTTCTGTTTAGAATTTAGTTGACATTCTTCATTGTTGCTTTCCAATCTAACATTGAGATATATATTCATGGTTTTCAAAAATTCTAGGCTGCTGTTGTGTTTCAAAAGTTGGTTGTGGAAGGCAGAACTGCAGAAGTGATTGACGTATCAGAAAAGCAGGAAGTcaaaggtcgtccagctggtcTTAACACAGTGAATCTGCTAAAGGTGAGAGAAGTCATGAGTCTTGATTACTATTCCCCCAAAATGAACTAGTCTGGTTATATATTACACCTAGGCGAACACCATATCCTGTACTAGTAATCCCAAAGCACCGACTTGAAAACTGGAATCTGCATTCATCCAAAGATTATTTTGTTTCTAGCAGCTTCATGGCTGTTATTGGGGATGAATAGGCAAAACAAATCGAGATGTTTGTTCTAGTTTAGTTGAAGCAAGTTATATTCAAATTACTCCCCTGATCTAGCATAACAATAGCGATTACACAGGTTGCATCAAGTGCTTTAGGGTTTGGACCTCAGACGGCTATGCATCTTGCCGAGAGATTGTATACTCAAGGCTTCATCAGGTTCGCTTGCTCCATTATccagattattaatttttgtcaTTTAATTCCTCTTTGCTGGCTTATAATTGGCTGATTTTAGGACTTCAAATCGTTATTGAATGGTTGTTATGTTTGTGCATAACTGCATATAAGAACTACATATAAATAGCAGACTGAAAgaaaaacttaatttatttaaacCTGCTCCCTGTCATCACGATAATGGATTTTTTTTACTCAAAGCTCTTATGTTGTGTGCTAGCTATCCGCGCACGGAAAGCACAGCCTATCCTTCTTCATTCGATTTCACAGACACACTCAGAGCACAAGTTAGCAATCCAGTATGGGGCGGTTACGTACAGAGACTTCTCTCAGACGGCTTTCAAAAGCCAAAGTCAGGAACTGATGCTGGAGACCATCCTCCTATCACACCAATGCGAGCAGCAACCGAGGGCATTGTCGGAGGAGATGCCTGGCGACTCTATCAGTATGTCTGTCAACATTTTATTGGCACTGTCTCACCTAACTGCAAGTACATAAGGTAAATAAAGCCTTGATTGTAGTTTGAACCATGTCAGTTACAGCCTCTTCTTTGCACATCTTATATTTGTACTATTCTCTTTGGATGGATTACTCAGGACTAAAGTGGAATTGTCAATTGGTGGAGAAATCTTCCATTGTACGGGGCAGCGTGTGACAGAAAAAGGGTTTACAGCTATAATGCCATGGTCTGCAGTAGACGAGAAAAAACTCCCTTCTTTTCTCAAAGGAGAGAAGATTGAAGTTTCAAGAGTGGAGCTGTATGAGGTAGATTCTCCTCCAGCTGTACATTGAGTTCCAGTTTTAGTTTATCCTTTCTATTTGTCTTTAAATGTTGTGAAATCTACAGGGCAACACTTCGCCTCCGGACTTCCTTACTGAGAGTGAGCTGATATCTCTAATGGAGAAACATGGAATAGGTACAGATGCATCAATCCCTGTGCATATAAACAACATTGGTGAACGTAACTATGTTCAGGTGGGTTAACTTGAATGCGGTGTGCTTTTCTTTATGATTATCATGTTAGTCACTTAGGAGGATCTATTCTTGTTTTCTGTGAAAGTTTGTTAGTCTGGTTTACGCTCTTTTGCAGGTCCAATCTGGGAGGAAATTGGTTCCAACGGCACTAGGAATCACGCTGATAAGAGGCTATCAATGTATCGATCCAGACCTTTGCTTACCAGACATCCGGAGCTTTATCGAGCAACAAATCACTCTTGTCGCCAAGGGCCAAGCCGACCATTCACACGTTGTGCAGCATGTGATTCAGCAATTCCGGCGTAAATTCAGCTATTTTGTTCAACAGGTGTGCAAAAAAAGGCTTATGTTATGTTATCTTTGAAGGCTTAGTTAGATAATGTTTTTTGATTTAAATGATCATATCCGGCCCCTACTCAatatctcttttatatttttcttttcagattGAGCACATGGATGCCCTCTTTGAAGCACAATTCTCTCCTCTGGCTGATTCTGGTCGCGCTTTAAGCAAATGTGGCAAGTGCTTGCGGTACATGAAACACATCACAGCAGTCCCACCACGTCTCTTCTGCGGCACATGTGAAGAAGTTTATTATCTTCCTCAGAAGGGCACAGTCAAGGTAGAAACCGCATCATCATCTAATTTCTTAAGCTCAAACCACAGTGAATCTGAAAGCGAATCTGAAAGCGAATCTGAAGCCTTTATTATGTGAATTTCTTACAGCTATACAAGGAACTCACGTGTCCTTTAGACAACTTCGAGCTCGTGATCTATTCAGTGCCAGGAACCGAGGGGAAGTCCTTTCCGCTGTGTCCATACTGCTACAACTCTCCTCCATTCGAAGGGATAGACACACTCTTTGGAGCTGCTAAGACGGCTAATGCTTCTGCCAAAACCAAAACAGGTTCCGGCATGCCGTGTTCTCTCTGTCCTCATCCCACATGCCCACACTCTTTGAGAAACCAAGGAGTCTGCGCTTGTCCGGAGTGTGAAGGCACACTCGTCTTGGACCCGGTGAGCTTCCCCAAGTGGAAACTTAACTGCAACTTGTGTAGCTGCATTGTAATGCTTCCGGAAGGTGCTCACCGCATCGCCACCACTAGTAACCGCTGTCCCGAGTGCGATTCAGCCATCATAGAAATCGACTTCAACAAGAAAACTACTCCTCTGGAGAACGGCGCCACTCTGCATCAAGGATGCGTTCTCTGTGATGAGTTGCTGCTCTCACTGGTTGAAGTCAAACATGGGAGGTCTTTTGTGAGGCGTGGAGGTAGGGGAAGAGGACGTGGGAGAGGCCGAGGCAGAGGAGGGAGAAGAGGCTCAAAAGCTGTCGATCCAAAAATGAGTTTCAGAGACTTTTAAAACCCtagaaaaccctaaaatttcATGTGTTGTCCTTGCGTTACTTGCATCAAAAGTAAAACAGATGGACATTCAAAGATCTTACGTATGCTTGCAATCTAAGGAAACTcttcattatttattttgtggCTTAACACTTCTAGTTAAGGAGAAAAACTAAACATTCAATGGTTTGGAAAAAGGGTCTAGGTGGTTCTAATTCATAGAAacataattttgtaaataaagtTCAATAAATCAAAAGTtctgaaataaatgaaaattaatttgcACTGAATTAGATTATTTCTGGGAAGATCTATAGACATGGTTCTTATTAGGTATGAACACATTTTTAGCCGTTGTCTACTTGTAAACCTACTAACTGCATTCTACAGTAAAAATGGTGGGTAGACAAATCCAGTTGGCGTAGATGGACATTTGACATCCAGTGCCGGTCTAACGTTTAACAATGCGCTAATCCAATTATAAAACTAtgtcttttaatattttgtatcgaaattataaaaaactaatataaaagtaatttaaaatttgaattaaaacagtaaatctaaaacattaaaatatacttttgaatttttccatgtaaaaacatttattaaataaatatagtcaAATCTTATAACAGTTTTGATcgataacaaaatcaatttaggtaatctcttaaataacatgttatactacaagtaaatatttatgccttttaaaaacatttttatatgtgaTGATCGATATTCTTATAATCTAAAATGcacactaaataatttatatttgtcatATAGCAAtcattctttaacaaaaaagtaTTATAGTAGGCTTTCTAATCTATTTTGACATTGATTCTTGTAGAATAttaattccataaataaaaaaCCACTAATTATGTTCGAatgaaatatcattttaaagaaattttcagtatttgaatTATGCCCTCAAAATACCATAAGTAAAAATGTCCAATAagtatattttcaattaaagtatcttatcaaattattttatctataaatattagtaacaaaaatttatagaaaatatgccTCTTTAAATTGGATGCCCTAATCGATGGCTTGGGTGGCTTCCCCTCTGGGCCGGCCCTGTTGACATCTCTAGTGCTAAACGTCCATTGTCAGTCATATTTTAAGGTTGAAATGATGCGTTTTGGTTGTAGTTGAACGATCATAAGCTGTCTAAATCTATTTGTTAACTAATTATCATTTCCTGTCACTTTTTTGTTCgtttacatttaaaactttgaaTTTATAGGCATATAGACATATTTACTTAGCAATCGTCTTGACATATATGGCATAATGCAGTATACATAGATCATTGGTAACATATGGTAGGATTTGGACATGGATGAATCCATGAAGAGACTAAAATTTTGTTTAGGATATTGATAGAAGAAACCAACAATGTGTTGGGTTAATGGTTTAATGTTCGATAGTGGTTCTGTTGTGTCTCTGATTTGATTATCATTGAAAGGAATGTTTCATCGATGTTAGCGTCGGCTGGTCGCGGATCAAGAGGGAAATTATGGCTTAACCAAAATTCCTCCTTATTCACAAAAGAAAATTGATAGAAGAACAACGTAGACTTATAGCTTGTAATGGCATTGATATGGCAAAATGTTGTAGGATCATTGGTGGTTAATGATTGGTTTTGGATATGATTATTAATGATTGGTAGAGAAGCGATATCAAGCCGGTTGGGTCTGTCGCCAAAGTCTCTGTCTTAATTTTGTTAAACTCAAGTCAAATAATGCCACAAATCAAGCAACACATTACGgtttttaattagatttattaGAGGCCATTTAAGAAAATTTGTTGTAACTACAAAAGAAACTACTCCCTCTGTCCCACTTTAAGTggtgttttattatttttattttatccaattttaagtgatgttctcactaatctagataaaatttaatatgatttgaattttatgaccaattataaaataatgtacttttttattattggttaaactagttttatttaatgtatttttatgttaccaaagtaaactacataaaaatatgtgttttcttaatttatgtgtaATAATCTAAAACATCATTTAAAGTGGACAGAAAGAGTAATAATTTTAGTGGGATCAGTTGATCCCTAACTTTTATTGAAATGCTTTGCAAAAGCAATTAACTCAATACATCGCTTCtgctaaaaaataaattaaaatacaataaagtATGCCcttttaaatacaataaaatacaataaagtatacatgagatttttttttatagttaattttttttaaaaatatgttgatttaatttaaaactaacttttattaaaatacttttttttaaagaaattatgaatttacttttaaattcaT
This genomic stretch from Raphanus sativus cultivar WK10039 chromosome 3, ASM80110v3, whole genome shotgun sequence harbors:
- the LOC108846990 gene encoding putative defensin-like protein 165: MSKQFVSCFVVLMVLFSVLLVVPKTEAQKRCAKELMPGTQCLLANCREVCLRTLEGFGTCIEKPAGSDRYTCNCVYNC
- the LOC108844523 gene encoding 40S ribosomal protein S12-2, which encodes MSGDEAAAAPAVVPPVAEAAAIPEDMDLLTALELTLRKARAHGGVVRGLHESAKLIEKRSAQLCVLAEDCNQPDYVKLVKALCADHSINLLTVPSAKTLGEWAGLCKIDSEGNARKVVGCSCLVVKDYGEETTALNIVKKHIESN
- the LOC108847982 gene encoding DNA topoisomerase 3-beta isoform X1, with amino-acid sequence MAHLPRVLMVAEKPSIALSIASVLSHGQMSTRRGSTEVHEFDGMFRGSKAHYRVTSVIGHVFSVDFPEKYQNWSTIDPQDLFDAPIHKKESNPKAHICRHLSNEARGCSYMVLWLDCDREGENICFEVIECTGFDMKDSKRKVYRAKFSSVTEKDISKAMDNLVEPNRDEALAVDARQEIDLKVGVAFSRFQTSFFQGKYQNLDCRVISYGPCQTPTLGFCVQRYMQINTFKPEKFWSLRPHLMKDGYELQLEWDRRRLFDLEAAVVFQKLVVEGRTAEVIDVSEKQEVKGRPAGLNTVNLLKVASSALGFGPQTAMHLAERLYTQGFISYPRTESTAYPSSFDFTDTLRAQVSNPVWGGYVQRLLSDGFQKPKSGTDAGDHPPITPMRAATEGIVGGDAWRLYQYVCQHFIGTVSPNCKYIRTKVELSIGGEIFHCTGQRVTEKGFTAIMPWSAVDEKKLPSFLKGEKIEVSRVELYEGNTSPPDFLTESELISLMEKHGIGTDASIPVHINNIGERNYVQVQSGRKLVPTALGITLIRGYQCIDPDLCLPDIRSFIEQQITLVAKGQADHSHVVQHVIQQFRRKFSYFVQQIEHMDALFEAQFSPLADSGRALSKCGKCLRYMKHITAVPPRLFCGTCEEVYYLPQKGTVKLYKELTCPLDNFELVIYSVPGTEGKSFPLCPYCYNSPPFEGIDTLFGAAKTANASAKTKTGSGMPCSLCPHPTCPHSLRNQGVCACPECEGTLVLDPVSFPKWKLNCNLCSCIVMLPEGAHRIATTSNRCPECDSAIIEIDFNKKTTPLENGATLHQGCVLCDELLLSLVEVKHGRSFVRRGGRGRGRGRGRGRGGRRGSKAVDPKMSFRDF
- the LOC108847982 gene encoding DNA topoisomerase 3-beta isoform X2 codes for the protein MDRCLQGEAVQRCMNLMGCSEAPKLIIESLLLLVMFSDFPEKYQNWSTIDPQDLFDAPIHKKESNPKAHICRHLSNEARGCSYMVLWLDCDREGENICFEVIECTGFDMKDSKRKVYRAKFSSVTEKDISKAMDNLVEPNRDEALAVDARQEIDLKVGVAFSRFQTSFFQGKYQNLDCRVISYGPCQTPTLGFCVQRYMQINTFKPEKFWSLRPHLMKDGYELQLEWDRRRLFDLEAAVVFQKLVVEGRTAEVIDVSEKQEVKGRPAGLNTVNLLKVASSALGFGPQTAMHLAERLYTQGFISYPRTESTAYPSSFDFTDTLRAQVSNPVWGGYVQRLLSDGFQKPKSGTDAGDHPPITPMRAATEGIVGGDAWRLYQYVCQHFIGTVSPNCKYIRTKVELSIGGEIFHCTGQRVTEKGFTAIMPWSAVDEKKLPSFLKGEKIEVSRVELYEGNTSPPDFLTESELISLMEKHGIGTDASIPVHINNIGERNYVQVQSGRKLVPTALGITLIRGYQCIDPDLCLPDIRSFIEQQITLVAKGQADHSHVVQHVIQQFRRKFSYFVQQIEHMDALFEAQFSPLADSGRALSKCGKCLRYMKHITAVPPRLFCGTCEEVYYLPQKGTVKLYKELTCPLDNFELVIYSVPGTEGKSFPLCPYCYNSPPFEGIDTLFGAAKTANASAKTKTGSGMPCSLCPHPTCPHSLRNQGVCACPECEGTLVLDPVSFPKWKLNCNLCSCIVMLPEGAHRIATTSNRCPECDSAIIEIDFNKKTTPLENGATLHQGCVLCDELLLSLVEVKHGRSFVRRGGRGRGRGRGRGRGGRRGSKAVDPKMSFRDF